A single genomic interval of Argopecten irradians isolate NY chromosome 8, Ai_NY, whole genome shotgun sequence harbors:
- the LOC138329613 gene encoding uncharacterized protein yields MEEEGRLQKLLMSGEYTELEDNVLVEGIFIELDKRGDPLRQVLLGLTRDSFLVAKEVVTDYRRFPSVKYDADVDLDINDLEMDWIIPLCYIEISRVPNERVLNILSQNGRHRYYMLSNIGGNMKKIWHTWMDRVKYIHDDPYGYVKQLYNQWNDTFDLFDVKDAKKTNGSSTAMSGGKHGRRRTRAKSIIPENWHDILGIKTSSRDLEESKSSSSTLGDRDSATKTNHGKDGKTRKKKRKVLRFKTPPKVKNCGCFGL; encoded by the exons ATGGAGGAGGAGGGACGGCTCCAGAAGCTGCTGATGTCAGGGGAATACACCGAGCTAGAGGATAACGTACTTGTCGAGGGGATCTTCATCGAGCTAGATAAACGTGGCGATCCTTTAAG ACAGGTACTACTGGGGCTAACCAGAGACAGTTTTCTCGTTGCAAAAGAAGTCGTTACAGACTACCGGAGGTTCCCGTCAGTCAAGTATGATGCAGATGTCGATCTTGATATCAATGATCTGGAAATGGACTGGATCATACCTCTGTGCTACATAGAAATCAGTCGCGTTCCGAACGAACGCGTGCTGAACATTCTAtcacaaaatggccgccatcgATACTACATGCTGTCCAATATCGGCGGGAACATGAAGAAAATATGGCACACTTGGATGGATCGAGTGAAGTACATCCATGACGACCCGTATGGTTatgtaaaacaattatataatcAGTGGAACGATACTTTCGATCTTTTTGACGTAAAGGATGCGAAAAAGACCAACGGGAGCAGTACTGCAATGTCGGGAGGAAAACATGGAAGGCGGCGCACGCGCGCCAAAAGTATAATTCCTGAAAATTGGCACGATATCCTAGGAATAAAAACGAGTTCCCGAGACCTAGAAGAATCAAAATCTTCCAGTAGCACACTCGGCGATAGAGATTCTGCTACAAAAACTAATCACGGAAAAGATGGCAAAACGAGGAAAAAGAAACGAAAGGTTCTTCGATTTAAGACGCCTCCTAAAGTAAAGAACTGTGGCTGTTTTggtttataa